Proteins from one Nakamurella multipartita DSM 44233 genomic window:
- a CDS encoding site-specific integrase, whose translation MRVQVHRQDGVVAAVAVVTADGLEVDCAARFLRHVLDSGCSPNTAAAYGYDLKYLFEFLAERGLDWRDFRPAVALEFLGWLRRRPSRRPAQRLGISATVPAGRLLAPATVARALATVSSFYGWAVIAEEFAGENPMRRQSDLASLMHLPGGNRSRVERAGNDRCPERSGSGCRCGCPGR comes from the coding sequence ATGCGAGTCCAGGTGCATCGACAAGACGGTGTCGTGGCTGCGGTCGCCGTTGTCACGGCCGATGGTCTCGAGGTCGATTGCGCCGCCCGGTTCCTGCGGCACGTCCTTGATTCTGGGTGCAGCCCGAACACCGCGGCCGCCTACGGGTACGACTTGAAGTATCTGTTCGAGTTCCTCGCTGAACGTGGGCTCGATTGGCGGGACTTCCGACCTGCGGTGGCGTTGGAGTTCCTGGGCTGGCTTCGTCGGCGGCCTTCCCGACGGCCGGCGCAGCGGTTGGGGATCTCGGCGACAGTGCCCGCGGGCCGGCTGTTGGCGCCGGCGACGGTGGCCCGGGCATTGGCCACCGTGTCGAGCTTCTACGGGTGGGCCGTGATCGCCGAGGAGTTCGCGGGTGAGAACCCGATGCGTCGGCAGTCGGATCTGGCCTCGCTGATGCACCTGCCCGGCGGCAACCGTTCACGGGTGGAGCGAGCCGGCAACGACCGGTGTCCCGAGAGGTCCGGATCCGGCTGCCGATGCGGCTGCCCCGGCCGATGA
- a CDS encoding tyrosine-type recombinase/integrase, which translates to MRLPRPMSEADVTALLGSLKNLRDLSMVLLMLDGGLRPGEVLGLQLTDIAYGRRRVTVRKRDDHPRGARGKSRQERVVDLAEPRTLDAVSRYVLHERPLDADSPFVFLVGGRGSRRDVPLSYDALVRMFARRLDALGLRSPDKTPHALRHTHATAMWEAGMREMALQARLGHASPESTRVSDHQVRAEYIAALGMDR; encoded by the coding sequence ATGCGGCTGCCCCGGCCGATGAGCGAGGCCGATGTGACCGCCCTGCTCGGCAGCCTGAAGAACCTGCGGGATCTGTCGATGGTGCTGTTGATGCTCGACGGTGGCCTCCGGCCGGGTGAGGTGCTTGGGTTGCAGCTGACCGACATCGCTTACGGGCGGCGGCGGGTGACCGTGCGCAAACGCGACGACCACCCCCGCGGCGCGCGGGGAAAGTCCCGCCAGGAACGGGTCGTTGATCTGGCCGAACCGCGCACATTGGACGCGGTCAGCCGATACGTACTCCACGAGCGGCCCCTCGATGCCGACAGCCCGTTCGTGTTCCTGGTCGGCGGCCGCGGCAGCCGCCGGGACGTGCCGTTGTCGTATGACGCGTTGGTGAGAATGTTCGCCCGCCGGCTCGACGCCCTGGGTCTGCGGTCACCGGACAAGACACCACACGCGCTGCGGCACACCCATGCCACCGCGATGTGGGAGGCGGGCATGCGAGAGATGGCTCTCCAGGCCCGGTTGGGACACGCATCGCCGGAATCGACCCGGGTCTCTGATCACCAGGTCAGGGCCGAATACATCGCCGCGCTGGGCATGGACCGATGA
- a CDS encoding tyrosine-type recombinase/integrase codes for MSSPSIAALTVEPPGTGRWRIHARIEDYRSWVREYIPHEAVRWERIRAYRRFTETWPDLEEWFTAPLPVRLGFTGGELRPTGRTEMHRANGYLIYLSLVGGVGLDFDLLLGRKYTRPFSVPGGGNGLGVDLAMFDRWVARMVELGYPQAGARGYLMWALGRLVLHRGDPDLTAITADDLFALGNAVRDFGARPDYQQLRRALFTVSGAADTGHTGDQFIRTHLAKLHAAHVLLFNEGQVGQAPQVGTRQRIGWADRLLPEPCPPAIRAVVERYLRLRLEAKFDRPQTVRLTREGLRRLVNWLAKVHPEITNLRQLDRSLIEDYLQWLPGCLSQQTGQPLTPSTVASAISAVGAFCRDTAVWGWTDVPGRPLVTTRDTPKQPKPLPRFLPADELAAIMTAIDALADPAQRAALLLLRWSGARRDEIRRLTWDCLDHDLHGNPRLRIPVGKSYTERIVPLHPDAAAALRGAITAAKAQNAIARHDQHASRAVNYVFMRHGKLLSKTTLFDDAFRTVCGAAGLLDAHGVPKVSAHRFRHTLGTQLAEGGARIQTIMAILGHRSAEMSLVYSRISDPEIRRQYETALAGGGRIAGPAADALLHDKLDYQAVHWLQTNFLKTELELGHCLGCPPKGPANAISC; via the coding sequence ATGAGTTCGCCGTCGATCGCTGCGCTCACTGTTGAACCACCCGGAACCGGACGGTGGCGGATTCATGCCCGGATCGAGGACTACCGGTCCTGGGTGCGCGAGTACATCCCGCACGAGGCCGTCCGGTGGGAGCGGATACGCGCCTACCGGCGATTCACCGAGACCTGGCCCGACCTGGAGGAATGGTTCACCGCACCGCTACCGGTCCGACTGGGATTCACCGGCGGGGAGCTCCGGCCGACGGGTCGCACCGAGATGCACCGGGCGAACGGCTACCTGATCTACCTGTCGCTCGTCGGTGGCGTGGGATTGGATTTCGACCTCCTGTTGGGCCGCAAGTACACCCGCCCCTTCAGCGTTCCCGGCGGCGGGAACGGCCTGGGCGTCGACCTGGCCATGTTCGACCGCTGGGTGGCCAGGATGGTCGAGCTCGGATACCCGCAAGCGGGGGCCCGCGGATACCTGATGTGGGCGCTCGGCCGGCTGGTCCTGCACCGGGGAGACCCGGACCTGACCGCGATCACCGCAGATGACCTGTTCGCGTTGGGGAACGCGGTCCGCGACTTCGGCGCCCGACCGGACTACCAGCAATTGCGCCGCGCCCTGTTCACGGTTAGCGGAGCAGCGGACACCGGTCACACCGGTGACCAGTTCATCCGCACGCACCTGGCGAAGCTGCACGCCGCCCACGTGCTGCTGTTCAACGAGGGCCAGGTGGGCCAGGCCCCGCAGGTCGGCACCCGTCAGCGGATCGGCTGGGCGGACCGGCTGCTCCCGGAACCATGCCCGCCGGCGATCCGCGCCGTCGTCGAGCGCTATCTACGGCTGCGGTTGGAAGCCAAGTTCGACCGGCCCCAGACCGTCCGGTTGACCCGAGAAGGGCTCCGCCGCCTGGTCAACTGGCTCGCCAAGGTGCACCCGGAGATCACCAACCTGCGCCAGCTGGATCGGTCGCTGATCGAGGACTACCTGCAATGGTTGCCGGGCTGCCTCAGTCAACAGACCGGGCAACCGCTCACTCCGAGCACCGTCGCGTCGGCGATCAGTGCGGTCGGGGCGTTCTGCCGGGACACCGCGGTCTGGGGCTGGACCGACGTCCCCGGCCGACCGCTGGTCACGACCCGAGACACTCCGAAACAACCCAAACCACTACCCAGGTTCCTCCCTGCGGACGAACTGGCGGCGATCATGACCGCCATCGATGCCCTGGCCGATCCCGCGCAGCGCGCCGCCCTGCTGTTGCTGCGGTGGTCAGGGGCCCGGCGTGACGAGATCCGCCGGCTCACCTGGGACTGCCTGGACCACGACCTCCACGGCAACCCGCGGCTGCGGATCCCGGTCGGCAAGTCCTACACGGAAAGGATCGTCCCACTGCATCCGGACGCCGCAGCGGCGTTGCGCGGCGCGATCACCGCGGCGAAAGCACAGAACGCGATCGCCCGGCACGATCAGCACGCCAGCCGCGCGGTCAACTACGTGTTCATGCGCCACGGGAAGCTCCTGTCCAAGACAACCCTGTTCGACGACGCGTTCCGCACGGTGTGTGGCGCCGCCGGTCTGCTCGACGCGCACGGCGTCCCCAAGGTCAGCGCGCACCGGTTCCGGCACACCCTGGGCACCCAGCTCGCCGAGGGCGGCGCCCGGATCCAAACGATCATGGCAATCCTCGGGCACCGCAGCGCTGAGATGTCCCTCGTGTATTCGCGGATCTCTGACCCGGAGATTCGCCGGCAATACGAAACCGCGCTCGCCGGCGGCGGCCGGATAGCCGGCCCTGCGGCCGACGCGCTGCTCCACGACAAGCTCGACTACCAGGCAGTTCACTGGTTGCAGACCAACTTCCTCAAGACCGAACTCGAACTGGGGCACTGTCTCGGCTGCCCGCCGAAGGGCCCTGCGAATGCGATCTCGTGCTGA
- a CDS encoding STAS domain-containing protein — translation MAGSVTATDVRVMEFRFAQAIGSDSGPMWVMLDLNGVTLIDRAGLDVLLDVRQRIVDGGGRMELVDPSTAVVAMLHEIAIEPDS, via the coding sequence GTGGCCGGATCGGTGACGGCGACAGATGTCCGCGTCATGGAGTTCCGGTTTGCCCAGGCCATCGGCTCGGACAGTGGCCCGATGTGGGTGATGCTCGACTTGAACGGCGTGACGCTGATCGACCGAGCCGGGCTGGACGTGCTGCTCGACGTGCGGCAGCGCATCGTCGACGGTGGTGGTCGGATGGAGTTGGTGGATCCGTCAACGGCGGTGGTCGCGATGCTCCACGAGATCGCCATCGAGCCGGACTCTTGA